Proteins found in one Subtercola endophyticus genomic segment:
- a CDS encoding adenosine deaminase, giving the protein MSAAAEEYFLASTDISISGLPKISLHDHLDGGLRTDTIIELADTIGLELPAADDAALADWFENSADSGSLVSYLKTFDVTTAVMQTREGLARVAREFVQDLATDGVIYGEVRWAPEQHLAGGLSLDEVVDAVQNGIEQGIDDAKAGSYGPAGQIIRVGQLVTAMRHADRGLEIAELAVRHRDRGVVGFDIAGAELGFPAANHRAAFDYLAQHYFPVTVHAGEADGLDSIRSALFDGRALRLGHGVRLAEDITIARQDDENTYVTLGLLSQWVKDRGIALELSPSSNLQTGAISAWGDELGDHPFDLLYQLGFKVTVNTDNRLMSNTSISRELALLADAFDYELSDLEVFQQNAAAATFLPLEDREELAEIISEGFEDA; this is encoded by the coding sequence ATGTCTGCCGCAGCCGAAGAATACTTCTTGGCCTCCACCGATATCAGCATCAGCGGTCTGCCGAAGATCTCGCTGCACGACCACCTCGACGGTGGGCTGCGCACCGATACCATCATCGAACTCGCCGACACCATCGGCCTCGAGCTGCCCGCGGCAGACGACGCGGCGCTCGCGGACTGGTTCGAGAACAGCGCCGACTCCGGCTCGCTCGTGTCGTATCTCAAGACGTTCGACGTCACCACTGCCGTCATGCAGACCCGCGAGGGTCTGGCCCGGGTCGCCCGCGAATTCGTGCAAGATCTCGCCACCGACGGTGTCATCTACGGCGAAGTGCGCTGGGCACCCGAGCAGCACCTGGCCGGTGGGCTGAGCCTCGACGAAGTGGTCGATGCCGTACAGAACGGCATCGAGCAGGGCATCGACGACGCTAAAGCCGGTAGCTACGGGCCCGCGGGGCAGATCATCCGCGTGGGCCAGCTCGTGACCGCGATGCGGCACGCCGACCGCGGGCTCGAGATCGCCGAGCTGGCCGTGCGGCACCGCGACCGCGGGGTGGTCGGGTTCGACATCGCCGGGGCCGAGCTCGGTTTTCCGGCCGCGAATCATCGCGCGGCGTTCGATTACCTCGCCCAGCACTATTTTCCGGTCACGGTTCACGCGGGCGAGGCCGACGGGCTCGACAGCATCCGTAGCGCCCTCTTCGACGGGCGGGCGCTTCGGCTCGGTCACGGGGTGCGCCTCGCTGAAGACATCACTATTGCGCGGCAAGACGACGAGAACACCTACGTCACGCTCGGCTTGCTGTCGCAATGGGTGAAAGACCGCGGAATCGCGCTCGAACTCTCACCGTCGTCGAACCTGCAGACCGGCGCGATCTCGGCGTGGGGAGACGAGCTGGGCGATCATCCGTTCGACCTGCTCTACCAGCTCGGCTTCAAGGTCACGGTGAACACCGACAACCGGTTGATGAGCAACACGTCGATCAGCCGCGAGCTGGCGCTGCTGGCCGATGCTTTCGACTACGAGCTCTCAGACCTCGAAGTCTTTCAGCAGAATGCGGCGGCGGCCACCTTCTTGCCGCTCGAAGACCGTGAGGAGCTCGCCGAGATCATTTCGGAGGGCTTCGAAGACGCGTAG
- the uriH gene encoding uridine-preferring nucleoside hydrolase UriH has product MPRKIILDCDPGHDDAIALLLAHGSPEIELLAVTTVVGNQTLEKVTRNALSVARVAGITGVPFAAGCPRPLVRAIEVAPAIHGDSGLDGPVLPEPTLTLDPRHAVDLIIDLVMQHEPGEITLVPTGGLTNIAMAVRKEPRIAERVREVVLMGGAYAGGNWSATSEFNIIIDPEAAHIVFNESWPLTMVGLDLTHQALATPDVAAAIEAVGTPPARFVGELLEFFGETYKEHQGFEYPPVHDPCAVAYVIDPGVMSVRKTPLDVELTGTLTLGMTVADFRAPAPPGCTTQVATALDHPRFWALIVDALTRIGTPPG; this is encoded by the coding sequence ATGCCCCGCAAAATCATTCTGGACTGCGACCCCGGCCACGACGACGCCATCGCCCTGCTGCTCGCCCACGGAAGCCCCGAGATCGAGCTGCTCGCGGTGACGACCGTGGTCGGAAACCAAACGCTCGAGAAGGTGACCCGAAACGCTCTTTCTGTAGCGCGAGTGGCGGGTATCACGGGTGTTCCGTTCGCTGCAGGATGCCCGAGACCTCTCGTTCGCGCCATCGAGGTCGCCCCGGCCATCCACGGCGACTCGGGGCTCGATGGCCCGGTGCTGCCTGAGCCGACCCTCACGCTCGACCCCCGTCACGCGGTGGACCTCATCATCGATCTCGTGATGCAGCATGAGCCAGGCGAGATCACCCTCGTTCCGACCGGGGGCCTGACGAACATCGCCATGGCCGTGCGCAAAGAGCCGCGCATCGCCGAGCGCGTGCGCGAAGTGGTGCTGATGGGCGGCGCGTACGCCGGCGGCAACTGGAGCGCGACCAGCGAGTTCAACATCATCATCGACCCCGAGGCCGCCCACATCGTATTCAACGAGAGCTGGCCGCTCACAATGGTGGGGCTCGATCTCACGCATCAGGCCCTGGCGACGCCCGACGTGGCGGCCGCGATCGAGGCCGTTGGTACGCCGCCCGCGAGGTTCGTGGGCGAACTGCTGGAGTTCTTCGGCGAGACGTATAAGGAGCATCAGGGCTTCGAATATCCGCCCGTTCACGACCCGTGCGCTGTCGCCTACGTCATCGACCCGGGCGTCATGAGCGTGCGCAAGACCCCGCTCGACGTCGAGCTCACCGGAACACTCACGCTCGGCATGACCGTGGCCGACTTTCGGGCGCCAGCCCCGCCGGGGTGCACCACGCAGGTGGCCACCGCCCTCGATCATCCGCGGTTCTGGGCCCTCATCGTGGACGCCCTCACCCGCATCGGCACCCCACCCGGGTAG
- a CDS encoding thymidine phosphorylase, whose product MSTEAHDIIDLIRTKRDKGTLTTSQIEWMIDAYTRGYVEDSQMAAMAMAIVLNGMERREIRDLTLAMIASGETMSFDGLGKTTVDKHSTGGVGDKITLPLMPLVASFGVAVPQLSGRGLGHTGGTLDKLESIPGWRAELTNEEMFAQLRDVGGVICAAGSGLAPADKKLYALRDITGTVEAIPLIASSIMSKKIAEGTQALVLDVKFGSGAFMQDIAKSRELAQTMVDLGNDAGVRTSALLTDMHRPLGLAIGNANEVRESVEVLAGGGPADIVELTLALAREMLTQAGQPDADVEGALASGRAMDTWRAVIRAQGGDPDAALPVARETHTVYASSSGVLLEQLALPFGIAAWRLGAGRARASDPVQHAAGIDLHAKAGDTVVEGQPLFTLSADEPARFERALEALDGSYAIGPAAEYRARGPLVAERLA is encoded by the coding sequence ATGAGCACCGAAGCGCACGACATCATCGACCTCATCCGTACCAAGCGCGACAAGGGCACGCTCACCACGTCGCAGATCGAGTGGATGATCGATGCCTACACCCGCGGCTACGTCGAAGATTCGCAGATGGCCGCGATGGCGATGGCCATCGTGCTCAACGGCATGGAGCGCCGCGAGATCCGCGACCTCACGCTGGCGATGATCGCGAGCGGCGAGACGATGAGCTTCGACGGACTCGGCAAGACCACGGTCGACAAGCACTCCACGGGCGGGGTCGGCGACAAGATCACGCTGCCGCTGATGCCGCTCGTCGCCTCGTTCGGTGTCGCGGTGCCGCAGCTCTCGGGCCGCGGGCTGGGTCACACCGGCGGTACGCTCGACAAGCTCGAGAGCATCCCGGGCTGGCGTGCGGAGCTCACGAACGAGGAGATGTTCGCGCAGCTGCGCGATGTGGGCGGCGTGATCTGCGCGGCGGGCAGCGGGTTAGCCCCGGCCGACAAGAAGCTCTACGCGTTGCGCGACATCACCGGTACGGTCGAGGCGATTCCGCTGATCGCGTCGTCGATCATGAGCAAGAAGATCGCCGAGGGCACGCAGGCGCTGGTGCTCGACGTCAAGTTCGGATCGGGTGCGTTCATGCAAGACATCGCCAAGTCGCGCGAGCTGGCGCAGACCATGGTCGACCTGGGCAACGACGCCGGCGTGCGAACGTCAGCGCTGTTGACCGACATGCATCGCCCGCTGGGCCTCGCGATCGGCAACGCGAACGAGGTGCGCGAGTCGGTCGAGGTGCTGGCCGGCGGCGGCCCGGCCGACATCGTCGAGCTCACGCTCGCGCTCGCCCGCGAGATGCTCACCCAGGCGGGGCAGCCGGATGCCGACGTCGAAGGCGCCCTCGCCTCGGGGCGCGCGATGGACACGTGGCGTGCGGTGATCCGCGCGCAGGGCGGCGATCCGGATGCCGCGTTGCCTGTCGCTCGCGAGACGCACACGGTCTACGCCTCATCGTCGGGGGTGCTGCTCGAGCAGCTCGCCCTGCCGTTCGGTATTGCGGCCTGGCGGCTCGGAGCGGGTCGTGCCCGGGCATCCGACCCCGTGCAGCACGCGGCCGGAATCGACCTGCACGCCAAGGCGGGCGACACCGTGGTCGAGGGCCAGCCGCTCTTCACCCTCAGCGCTGACGAACCCGCCCGCTTCGAGCGCGCCCTCGAGGCCCTCGACGGCTCGTACGCCATCGGCCCCGCCGCCGAGTACCGCGCGCGCGGGCCCCTCGTGGCAGAGCGCCTCGCGTAG
- a CDS encoding cytidine deaminase, which produces MLASDVDWDSLRAVALEAMGHAYVPYSKFPVGVAAIVDDGRVISGCNVENASYGLTLCAECALVSSLHMTGGGRLVAFTCVDGQGGALMPCGRCRQLLYEHSVSGMLLETVSGIRTIDEVLPDAFGPRTLVEYAEATE; this is translated from the coding sequence ATGCTGGCAAGTGATGTGGACTGGGATTCGCTGCGCGCCGTCGCGCTCGAGGCGATGGGGCACGCGTATGTGCCGTACTCGAAGTTTCCCGTCGGGGTGGCGGCGATCGTCGACGACGGGCGGGTCATCTCGGGATGCAACGTCGAGAACGCCTCCTACGGGCTGACCCTGTGCGCCGAGTGCGCTCTGGTGTCGTCGCTGCACATGACGGGTGGCGGCAGGCTCGTGGCGTTCACGTGCGTCGACGGCCAGGGCGGTGCCCTGATGCCGTGCGGACGCTGCCGGCAGCTGCTGTACGAGCACAGTGTCTCGGGCATGCTGCTCGAGACGGTGTCGGGCATCCGCACCATCGATGAGGTGCTGCCCGACGCGTTCGGGCCGCGCACGCTGGTCGAGTACGCCGAAGCGACCGAGTGA
- a CDS encoding ABC transporter permease has product MSDSMNSSGIDTGVPDVTRTLDSSGPGTATQHEHPDSSSGLATTVVKSWKAPIGFAVFTLIALVLFVILGRDGDSTFSLSADSDLIQLPDITVAARLTGIVVTVLMAVITVVAFLRVRADRRVPLWLTALLGVLFLFAFLTWVDAGASLPVQVPGLLVGTVSLSVPLIFGAMGGVISERVGVVNVAIEGQLLGGAFVAAVVASITQQPLLGLVAAAIAGAAVSFVLAAFAIKYLVDQVIVGVVLNVLVIGLTNFLYSQVLSKNAELLNSPPRFDRINIPILSEIPIIGPTLFRQTIIVYLMYIAVAAVYFALFHTKWGLRVRAVGEHPQAADTVGINVNSTRFWNVLLAGAITGFGGAYFTLGSVGAFNKEMTAGAGYIALAAVIFGQWDPIRATLAALLFGFASNLQNALGIIGSPVPSEFMLMLPYLLTIFAVAGLVGRSRGPAASGRPYIKS; this is encoded by the coding sequence ATGAGCGACTCGATGAACTCCTCGGGAATCGACACCGGTGTGCCCGATGTGACGCGAACTCTCGACTCGTCGGGCCCGGGCACCGCTACTCAGCACGAGCATCCCGACAGCTCGAGCGGACTCGCGACCACCGTCGTGAAGAGCTGGAAGGCCCCGATCGGGTTCGCCGTCTTCACGCTGATCGCGCTCGTGCTGTTCGTGATTCTCGGCCGTGACGGCGACTCCACGTTCAGTCTGTCGGCCGACAGCGACCTCATTCAGCTACCGGACATCACGGTAGCGGCGCGTCTGACGGGCATCGTCGTCACCGTGTTGATGGCCGTGATCACGGTGGTCGCCTTTCTGCGGGTTCGGGCAGACCGGCGGGTGCCGCTCTGGTTGACGGCGCTGCTCGGAGTGCTCTTCTTGTTCGCGTTTCTCACCTGGGTCGATGCGGGTGCGTCACTGCCCGTTCAGGTACCGGGGCTGCTGGTCGGAACGGTCTCGCTCTCGGTTCCGCTGATCTTCGGCGCGATGGGCGGGGTGATCTCCGAGCGGGTCGGTGTGGTCAACGTGGCGATCGAAGGTCAGCTGCTCGGCGGCGCTTTCGTGGCGGCGGTGGTCGCGTCGATCACGCAGCAGCCGCTGCTCGGCCTGGTGGCCGCGGCGATCGCCGGCGCTGCGGTGTCGTTCGTGCTGGCGGCGTTCGCCATCAAGTACCTCGTCGACCAGGTGATCGTGGGCGTCGTGCTGAACGTTCTCGTGATCGGTTTGACGAACTTCTTGTACTCGCAGGTGCTGTCGAAGAATGCAGAGCTGCTCAACTCACCGCCACGGTTCGATCGCATCAACATCCCGATTCTCAGCGAGATTCCCATCATCGGGCCGACGCTGTTCCGGCAGACGATCATCGTGTACCTGATGTACATCGCGGTCGCGGCGGTGTACTTCGCTCTGTTCCACACGAAGTGGGGTCTGCGCGTGCGGGCTGTGGGCGAGCATCCGCAAGCCGCCGACACCGTGGGCATCAACGTCAACTCGACCCGGTTCTGGAACGTGCTGCTCGCCGGTGCGATCACCGGATTCGGCGGGGCGTACTTCACGCTCGGTTCGGTGGGTGCCTTCAACAAGGAGATGACGGCTGGCGCCGGTTATATCGCCCTGGCGGCGGTGATCTTCGGCCAGTGGGATCCGATACGGGCGACCCTTGCGGCGCTGTTGTTCGGGTTCGCGTCGAACCTGCAGAACGCCCTCGGCATCATCGGATCGCCGGTGCCCAGCGAGTTCATGCTGATGCTGCCGTACCTGCTCACCATCTTCGCTGTGGCGGGATTGGTGGGCCGCTCACGGGGACCTGCGGCCTCCGGGCGACCGTATATAAAATCGTGA
- a CDS encoding ABC transporter permease: MSDAASTAPAPSPGAPSGSTGAGAVAPPPKSNQILRDIMGGSVVISILAVVLALVVGGVLIALTDENVQTASGYFFSRPGDTINAIWVSVSGAYGALFQGAVFNFGGNTFVKQIKPITDTLTFATPLIVAGLGVGLAFRAGMFNIGGQGQMLIAAACSGWVAFSFNLPYGIHLVLAVLAGIVGGAVWGGIVGVLKARTGAHEVIVTIMLNYIAFYLISFLLRTPGALQAPGSTNPKSPADLPSAIYPDLLGGDFNLHAGLLVSIAATVFVWWLLSRSSLGFKFRAVGVNPNAARVAGINVKRSYIYVMLLSGGLVGLAGVAQVLGTVTSGFSSGIDAGIGFDAITVALLGRSKPWGIFVAGILFGAFKAGGFAMQAGQGIPVDIVLVVQSLIVLFIAAPPLVRAVFRLPTPGIAKKPKQPRPPKAKQSTPAEAVAAK; the protein is encoded by the coding sequence GTGAGCGACGCCGCATCCACCGCACCGGCACCGTCGCCGGGCGCGCCCTCGGGCTCTACTGGCGCGGGTGCGGTCGCGCCGCCGCCCAAATCGAACCAGATCTTGCGCGACATCATGGGTGGCAGCGTCGTCATCTCGATTCTCGCCGTGGTGCTGGCGCTGGTCGTCGGCGGTGTTCTGATCGCTCTCACCGACGAAAACGTGCAGACGGCTTCGGGGTACTTCTTCTCACGGCCCGGTGACACGATCAATGCCATCTGGGTGTCGGTGTCGGGCGCGTACGGCGCCCTCTTTCAAGGCGCCGTGTTCAACTTCGGCGGCAACACCTTTGTGAAGCAGATCAAGCCGATCACCGACACGCTGACCTTCGCCACCCCGCTCATCGTCGCCGGTCTCGGCGTCGGGTTGGCTTTCCGGGCGGGCATGTTCAACATCGGCGGCCAGGGGCAGATGCTCATCGCCGCGGCGTGCTCGGGCTGGGTCGCATTCTCGTTCAACCTGCCCTACGGCATCCACCTTGTACTCGCGGTGCTCGCCGGCATCGTGGGAGGTGCGGTGTGGGGCGGAATCGTGGGCGTGCTGAAGGCCAGAACGGGCGCGCACGAGGTCATCGTGACCATCATGCTCAACTACATCGCGTTCTATCTGATCTCGTTTCTGCTGCGAACGCCGGGAGCGCTGCAGGCGCCCGGCTCGACGAATCCGAAATCGCCTGCTGACCTGCCGAGCGCGATCTACCCCGACCTGTTGGGCGGCGATTTCAACCTGCACGCCGGGCTGCTCGTCTCCATCGCCGCGACCGTCTTCGTCTGGTGGCTGTTGTCGCGGTCGAGTCTCGGCTTCAAGTTTCGCGCCGTGGGAGTCAATCCGAATGCGGCACGGGTCGCCGGCATCAACGTCAAGCGCAGCTACATCTATGTGATGCTGCTCTCCGGTGGACTGGTGGGGCTGGCCGGTGTGGCGCAGGTGCTGGGCACCGTGACATCCGGTTTCAGTTCGGGAATCGACGCGGGCATCGGATTCGACGCCATTACCGTGGCACTGCTCGGGCGCTCGAAGCCATGGGGCATCTTCGTGGCGGGCATTCTGTTCGGCGCGTTCAAGGCCGGCGGGTTCGCCATGCAGGCGGGCCAGGGCATTCCTGTGGACATCGTGCTCGTGGTTCAGTCGCTCATCGTGCTGTTCATTGCGGCGCCTCCGCTGGTGCGTGCGGTGTTCCGGCTGCCGACGCCGGGTATTGCGAAGAAGCCGAAGCAGCCTCGGCCGCCGAAAGCGAAACAGTCCACGCCTGCAGAGGCGGTGGCAGCGAAATGA